The following DNA comes from Pseudomonas marginalis.
GGCCCTTGACGATAATGGTGTCGTCCTTGTTCAGGCCGCTGCGCACGATGCGCAGGCCTTCGATCTTCGGCCCCAGTTCCACTGCGCGATACGCCGGCTTGTCGCCTTCCATCACCAGCACGAACTTCTTGCCCAGGTCGGTGCCGACGGCCTCGTCGTTGATCAGCACGGCGGAGTAGGTGCCGCTGCCGACCAGCTTCAGGCGCGCATACAGGCCAGGGGTGTATTCGCCCTTGCTGTTATCGAACACGGCGCGCCCACGGATGGTGCCGGTGGCCGGGTTGACCTGGTTGTCGACGAAGTTCATCTGGCCCAGGTGCGGGTTGCCGGTTTCATTCGACAGGCCCAGGTACACCGGGGTGGTAGCGCCACGACGGCCTTGGCGAGCGAGTTCGGTGTACTTGAGGTACACACGTTCATCGGCGTCGAAGTAGGCGTAGACCTTGTCGGTGGAGACCACGCTGGTCAGCGCGGTGACGTCGGCGGTCACCAGGTTGCCGGCGGTGATTTCGGCACGGCTGACGCGGCCGCTGATCGGCGAGGTCACGCGGGTGAAGCTCAGGTTCAGCTTGGCCAGGTCCAACTGCGCCTGGATCCCGGCGACGGCGGCGCGGGCTTCCTGGGCGGCGGTGGTGCGCGAGTCGGCCAGTTCGGCGGAGATCGCATTGCTCTGGCGCAGGCGTTCGCCGCGCTGGGCTTCGTTGTCGCTGCGGGTGGCGGCGGCTTTGGTTTGAGCCAGTTGGGCTTCCAGGCGGCGCACTTCGGCCTGGAACGGACGCGGGTCGATCTGGAACAGCAGGTCGCCTTTCTTGACCAAAGCGCCTTCGGTGAAAGCGACTTGGTCAATCTGGCCAGAGACCCGTGGACGAATCTGTACGGTTTCGGGCGCTTCCAGGCGACCGGTGAATTCATCCCACTCGTTGACCGGCTGCTCAAGCACCTTGGCCACGCTGACTTTTGCCGGTGGCATGGCGGCCGCTTGTTCCGGGGTCTTGCCGCACGCGCTCATCACCACCACGGCCAGGATCGCCAGGGGGAAGCGCAAATGTTTGAGTGACTGTTCCATGAGGTGCATCCGCCAATGTATTTGAGATGGGCGGATCATGCGCGGCGAGGCGGTATGTCACGAATCGAATGAAGCAAAGGTAACTATCATTCGGAATGATATAAGCGCGGGGTTAGCCCTCTAGCATGGGGGTTTCGTTAGGGGGCTATCAATGGGCGTGATGACAAAGGACTGTTGTTGCGTGTGTAACGAACCTCTCAGGTCCTTTGTGTTGAGGCTACATATCCAGATTGCGGTGTAGCTTGACGTCTGCGCGATCAGTCGAATGCAAGCTGTTCCTGGATAGCGCGAATGGGATCATGAGCGAGTTGCTGTTTGCGTGACCGAGTGTGTTTGCGGCCCGATGTTTTAGGTGCAGCATCTTTGGTGGCGTCATCTGGAACCACCCACAGTGCGCTGGCCTTGCCGCCGTCGTTCAGCCGTTCGGCAATCGTTATTTCCATGGCATGGCGAAAGGCTTGCAGTTCTGGGCGGTCTGTTGAGTCGCCCTGGGCATCCAAGTCGTCGATGGTGCGTTGCCAGCCCGCCAGCGCGGGGTAGCTGCGCTTAAGGCTGCGCTTACCGACCACAGCGCTGAGTAATTGGGTGCACAGGTGTTGTCCTTGGGGCGTGAGGCCGTGATAGCTGACGAACTCCTGGCGATTGGTTTCCATACGGATGAAGCGGATATGTTCATCGTAGCGATGGTGACGGGGATGAAAGAAGGTCATGACGTCTGCCGTGGGGTAAAGCGCCGGGGCGCCAGGGAACTTGCCCCAGTCGGCCTTGCCCTTGACCGAATTGCAATCGACACACGCAATCGCCAGGTTGCGCGGATGCAAGGCGAATTGAGGATAGGTGTCGCGTGACAGCACGTGTTCGATGGGTGCTGCACTCGCATGGTTAAGCAACCAGCGCTTGCAGTAACAACACCTGGGCTCCTGGCGGCTTTTCAGCGCTACGCGCAAGCGTTTTTTGAGCGCCGCACAGTCGGCTTTGGCAGGGTCGCCCAGCTTGCCCCAGATAGTTTTATCAAAAGCTTTTGCCCCCTTGCGCAATGCGTGCAGAAACTTGCGCTGTTCGCTGTAGGGGAGCGCTGCCTTCGGCTCGCCGGTGGGGCGGGTCATGCTGGCAACGCCTGTTGCGCAAGGGCAAAGGTTTCGGTGATGGCAAGACTCGCGTGGTCGATGAGTTGCAGGTCCTGTTGGTAGCGCTTGTCTTCGGCGTCACCGGAGGTCTTCATGATGGTTGTCATGTATTCCAGTGCTTTCCTGAGGTCTTCATGTTGTTGGGCATACTTACCCGCCTGGCCCCGGTTGGTTGCTCGAATCGCCTCTGTCACAAGCGCCGCGCAGCGCTCGGCGACTTCCCGGTTGTGCGGGGTGTAGGTCTCGAAGCCCTTGAGCAGGATGGTCTCTACTGAGTGGCGCTGTTCAGGCGCAATTTCTGTCAGTTGATTGTCCTTGGCCATAAAACAATGGCTCAGGTTGTCCTTGGCATTGGCAACCAGCGTCGGTGAATGGGTGGCAATCACGAACCGGGTTTGCAGACGTTCTGCCATCAGGCTGAACAGGCTCGGCAGCAACTGCTGCCAACCGACATGCAGGCTCACTTCTGGCTCATCGATCAGCAGCACTTTGCCGGGGCCGGCGCTTGCCATGATTTTGGCGAACAAGAGCAGCACCTGTTGTTCGCCGGAGCTGAGGTCGGTGAATTTCAGCAGGTTGGAATGGCCTTGGCGACTCAATGCGAGACTCAGTCCCTTGAGGGAAACATGTTCACTGACCGCGAGGGCAAGGGGAATGACTTGGGCGGCCAGGTCGAGTGGTCGCAGCAGTTCGTTGAATGCACCATTGGGCGCAAGGTACAGGCGCTGTTTGAGGCCCATGCGCTCAAGCAGGTTTTCCAGCAACGCCAGGCGCTCAGGTATCTCGACCGTTTCGACCAACAGGTCGATCAACTTGCGCTCGATGGTTTGCGATGAATACCCGGTACTCGTCCGGTCGCCCAGGTAGCGATAATGAGGATACTTCTCGCGATTGCCCAAGGGAAAACGGTCAATCGGCCCGACCACAATGGCCACACTGGCGGTGGACTGTTGCTGCAGGTGGTCAACCAGAGAAGCCAACAACAGGCTTTTGCCGGCACCATTGTTACCGATGACGTAGGTGCAGGAAGATACGCTGCCTGGTTGCGCGAGCAGGTGCTCCAGCGGGCGCCGGTCGAGCAGTGAAATTTCCCGTACTCGATCAACGGGCGGAACCCGAGTCCCGCCGATGCGGGTCCTG
Coding sequences within:
- a CDS encoding HNH endonuclease, producing the protein MTRPTGEPKAALPYSEQRKFLHALRKGAKAFDKTIWGKLGDPAKADCAALKKRLRVALKSRQEPRCCYCKRWLLNHASAAPIEHVLSRDTYPQFALHPRNLAIACVDCNSVKGKADWGKFPGAPALYPTADVMTFFHPRHHRYDEHIRFIRMETNRQEFVSYHGLTPQGQHLCTQLLSAVVGKRSLKRSYPALAGWQRTIDDLDAQGDSTDRPELQAFRHAMEITIAERLNDGGKASALWVVPDDATKDAAPKTSGRKHTRSRKQQLAHDPIRAIQEQLAFD
- the mexE gene encoding multidrug efflux RND transporter periplasmic adaptor subunit MexE, translated to MEQSLKHLRFPLAILAVVVMSACGKTPEQAAAMPPAKVSVAKVLEQPVNEWDEFTGRLEAPETVQIRPRVSGQIDQVAFTEGALVKKGDLLFQIDPRPFQAEVRRLEAQLAQTKAAATRSDNEAQRGERLRQSNAISAELADSRTTAAQEARAAVAGIQAQLDLAKLNLSFTRVTSPISGRVSRAEITAGNLVTADVTALTSVVSTDKVYAYFDADERVYLKYTELARQGRRGATTPVYLGLSNETGNPHLGQMNFVDNQVNPATGTIRGRAVFDNSKGEYTPGLYARLKLVGSGTYSAVLINDEAVGTDLGKKFVLVMEGDKPAYRAVELGPKIEGLRIVRSGLNKDDTIIVKGLQRARPGSPVAPETIPMASKETLAALAQQRQALEASNLEQVAPEKNAPKLAAVASPRG
- a CDS encoding AAA family ATPase gives rise to the protein MEESHIWLGELLARAQASQLQSEMTDAQFQQVLLYVLAVQIVDWDSPKWVKERETKYWVYHDTIQACVHMLMEHCGLAEKITACDEQTYEQLSVLLDEVTEQLDGEECLNLFDALFYFLATQARFDRRHAQISGALATGLARDEGLIDLEPYSGEAFVKHFDLHQGRFAYLLVEGSAALHHLTRLRLIVQGVNAELIQGLPNDFKREGLSLLDNPVYLKQPFVSLLQRTEEGTLTGRTLMVFTPGRTPTPASLDKLKQHLSSNDLLEAVFDFTSYNDAGNATRYYAWLLNSQKSQADRTLCIDTRKLLSGIRGVSAEELAYFSAAIYQIWRSDGALRFSQYPESKLLGSLKGLFAQWFDTGYEDVDGVCVELDTKDVLRTRIGGTRVPPVDRVREISLLDRRPLEHLLAQPGSVSSCTYVIGNNGAGKSLLLASLVDHLQQQSTASVAIVVGPIDRFPLGNREKYPHYRYLGDRTSTGYSSQTIERKLIDLLVETVEIPERLALLENLLERMGLKQRLYLAPNGAFNELLRPLDLAAQVIPLALAVSEHVSLKGLSLALSRQGHSNLLKFTDLSSGEQQVLLLFAKIMASAGPGKVLLIDEPEVSLHVGWQQLLPSLFSLMAERLQTRFVIATHSPTLVANAKDNLSHCFMAKDNQLTEIAPEQRHSVETILLKGFETYTPHNREVAERCAALVTEAIRATNRGQAGKYAQQHEDLRKALEYMTTIMKTSGDAEDKRYQQDLQLIDHASLAITETFALAQQALPA